One window from the genome of Salisaeta longa DSM 21114 encodes:
- a CDS encoding RES family NAD+ phosphorylase yields the protein MVSFVQPTVPVAQRITAWRITQATYQDTAFTGEGAKQYGGRFNSVGVPVVYTAESLALATLELLVRVTQRKHLQSYVRIPAYFSSDHVATPDRLPDGWDDRPYGPVSQAVGDAWARSNQSLVLNVPSVVEPLESNYLINPRHPAFDALEIGTPRPLRPDPRVFDSPRAAH from the coding sequence GTGGTTTCCTTCGTTCAGCCCACCGTCCCTGTGGCGCAACGCATCACGGCATGGCGCATCACCCAGGCAACGTATCAGGACACAGCGTTTACGGGAGAAGGCGCCAAGCAATACGGGGGACGCTTCAACAGCGTGGGCGTCCCCGTGGTCTACACCGCCGAGTCGCTAGCTTTGGCAACGCTAGAGCTGCTCGTGCGCGTCACCCAACGCAAGCATCTGCAGTCATACGTACGCATTCCCGCGTACTTCTCATCCGATCACGTTGCCACGCCAGATCGCCTGCCCGATGGATGGGACGACCGCCCGTACGGCCCCGTGAGTCAAGCCGTAGGTGATGCGTGGGCCCGGTCTAATCAATCGCTTGTGTTGAACGTCCCGAGCGTGGTGGAGCCCCTCGAATCGAACTATCTTATCAACCCCCGGCATCCGGCCTTCGACGCTTTGGAGATCGGCACGCCACGCCCGCTGCGCCCCGATCCGCGAGTCTTTGACTCACCAAGAGCCGCACACTGA
- a CDS encoding NDR1/HIN1-like protein gives MKNRFRTATWTGLLLAFVALAGCTTLRQVTALRNVTFGLDRVAQAQLAGIDLRRVQSYEDLRATDMLRLGAAVADGELPLSFTVHVNATNPESNSVAARLTKMDWTLILDGETTVSGVFNNETLIEPGTTADVPVPVQLDLVKFFGNGLQDLVDLALAVGGEGPPQNVKLQVQPTIRTALGRIKYPQPITVMHESVGGTTQPAQ, from the coding sequence ATGAAAAATAGATTCCGTACGGCCACCTGGACTGGTCTTCTCCTTGCTTTTGTTGCCCTTGCGGGCTGCACGACGCTGCGCCAGGTTACGGCGCTGCGGAATGTCACGTTTGGGCTCGACCGGGTGGCCCAGGCGCAGCTGGCGGGCATCGACCTGCGTCGCGTCCAATCGTACGAGGACCTGCGAGCTACCGATATGCTGCGGTTGGGCGCGGCCGTCGCGGATGGCGAGCTGCCTCTGTCGTTTACGGTCCACGTGAACGCGACGAATCCCGAGAGCAACAGCGTGGCGGCGCGGCTTACCAAAATGGATTGGACGCTCATCCTGGATGGCGAGACGACCGTTAGCGGTGTGTTCAACAACGAGACGCTGATTGAGCCGGGCACCACGGCCGATGTGCCGGTGCCGGTGCAACTGGATCTGGTGAAGTTCTTCGGCAACGGACTGCAAGACCTGGTGGATTTGGCGCTGGCTGTAGGGGGCGAGGGGCCGCCGCAGAACGTGAAGCTGCAGGTTCAGCCGACGATTCGCACGGCGTTGGGACGCATCAAGTACCCGCAGCCCATCACGGTGATGCACGAATCGGTTGGAGGAACGACGCAACCGGCACAGTAG
- a CDS encoding IMPACT family protein, with protein MDGSDTYRTLAGDGWAELKREGSRFIAEAMPVESREEAQACVERIRSREHKATHHCSAYRVGPEGQTFHYDDDGEPSGTAGQPILRHIDGRAITNVVVVVTRYYGGTKLGTGGLVRAYGDAAAAALDDAGTQTIVRRTQVIVAFAYDDTSAVRRVIDRFDTAAVDAEYTATVRLTLGIRPSAVAAFTNQMQEATAGRATIRAA; from the coding sequence ATGGACGGCAGCGATACGTATCGGACCCTCGCGGGCGACGGGTGGGCGGAGCTCAAACGAGAGGGGTCGCGCTTCATCGCCGAGGCGATGCCGGTGGAAAGCCGCGAAGAAGCGCAGGCATGCGTAGAGCGCATTCGATCGCGCGAGCACAAGGCCACCCACCATTGCAGTGCCTACCGCGTGGGACCGGAGGGGCAGACGTTCCACTACGACGACGACGGCGAGCCCAGCGGAACGGCCGGACAACCCATCTTGCGCCACATCGACGGCCGCGCAATCACCAACGTGGTCGTCGTCGTGACGCGCTACTACGGCGGCACCAAGCTGGGCACCGGCGGCCTTGTGCGCGCCTACGGAGACGCCGCAGCGGCTGCATTGGACGATGCCGGCACGCAAACCATCGTCCGCCGCACGCAGGTTATCGTAGCGTTTGCGTATGACGACACCAGCGCCGTGCGGCGCGTGATCGACCGTTTCGATACGGCAGCAGTGGATGCAGAATACACGGCCACCGTTCGGCTCACGCTCGGCATACGCCCGTCCGCCGTGGCGGCGTTTACCAATCAGATGCAAGAGGCGACGGCCGGGCGAGCTACCATCCGTGCAGCCTAA
- a CDS encoding methylmalonyl-CoA mutase family protein yields MPNDIPAPESPLFDAFPPVATEDWNARIRKDMGTDDVESLVWDSLDGFRLRPYYRAEDLADFSHVSDESASSPLAASDDTPANAWRIRQDLAHASPDDLCRALDAAQAADVTDIGLQMAVRDGRLVGPALQTRDDWRRVLDALAPSTRLHLPGGPLGLAAWTMVRSATPQAPPLVVLNYAPTAALVTGTLTRPQQAYDYAAQLVRAETRPAHPLAIDATPYHRAGAAMVDEMACTLAAFSELLAQETERGLALNDLLAAIHFVVPVGTSFFPALAKLRALRLLLPQVAAGFLDAAAADASYDANSVRLHAHTAWRSRTVYDPHMNLLRGTTAATAAALGGADVISVAPFDAAGGAPNAFADRLARNTQLILKHEAHLNHVADPAAGSYYIEALTDQLARTAWSRFQAIEGAGGILEALRDGALHERIRSVGQQRLAEVARRTRILVGTNHYPNPAERRTADVDARPSGTPVAADAPAEAPLAPDAPATLADRWAGLQDDAESFLDPLPAQRLSAAVEACRLRTERAPRTPVVFLLPVGPRRMRSARATFARNFFGVAGFEIVENVGFASVAEGADAAAADADLIVLCSSDEAYADAMPALRDALGKQPPLVYIAGAPASIDATADGFIHRHAPLLDTLTTAQDRLGLA; encoded by the coding sequence ATGCCCAACGACATCCCCGCGCCTGAATCACCGCTCTTCGACGCGTTTCCCCCGGTCGCTACCGAGGACTGGAACGCCCGCATCCGCAAGGATATGGGCACAGACGACGTTGAATCGCTCGTCTGGGACAGCCTCGACGGCTTTCGCCTCCGGCCGTACTATCGGGCCGAGGATCTGGCGGACTTTTCGCACGTCAGCGATGAAAGCGCTTCCTCTCCGCTAGCCGCGAGCGACGATACGCCTGCCAATGCCTGGCGCATCCGACAAGACCTTGCGCACGCGTCCCCAGACGACCTCTGCCGGGCCCTCGACGCCGCACAGGCCGCCGATGTGACCGACATTGGTCTGCAGATGGCCGTCCGCGACGGGCGGCTGGTGGGGCCGGCGCTGCAGACGCGGGACGACTGGCGCCGCGTGCTCGACGCCCTCGCCCCCAGCACCCGCCTGCACCTCCCCGGCGGCCCGCTCGGCCTCGCAGCATGGACGATGGTGCGTAGCGCGACGCCTCAAGCGCCCCCGCTCGTCGTGCTCAACTACGCCCCCACCGCCGCGCTGGTCACCGGCACGCTCACGCGTCCGCAGCAGGCCTACGATTACGCCGCCCAGCTTGTGCGCGCGGAGACGCGACCGGCCCACCCGCTGGCCATTGACGCCACGCCGTACCACCGCGCCGGGGCCGCCATGGTGGACGAGATGGCCTGTACGCTGGCCGCGTTTAGTGAACTGCTCGCGCAGGAAACGGAACGGGGGCTGGCGCTCAACGACCTGCTGGCAGCAATCCACTTCGTCGTTCCGGTTGGCACGAGCTTCTTCCCGGCGCTCGCCAAGCTCCGGGCGCTCCGCCTGCTGCTGCCCCAGGTGGCCGCCGGATTTCTGGACGCCGCGGCAGCCGACGCATCGTACGACGCCAACAGCGTGCGCCTCCACGCGCACACCGCATGGCGCAGCCGCACCGTGTACGATCCGCACATGAACCTGCTGCGCGGCACCACCGCCGCCACCGCCGCCGCGCTTGGCGGGGCCGATGTCATCAGCGTGGCCCCGTTTGATGCCGCGGGCGGCGCACCGAACGCCTTCGCCGACCGTCTGGCCCGCAACACGCAGCTCATCCTGAAGCACGAGGCGCACCTGAACCATGTGGCCGATCCGGCCGCCGGATCGTACTACATCGAGGCGCTCACCGACCAGCTCGCGCGCACCGCATGGTCGCGTTTTCAGGCGATCGAAGGCGCCGGGGGCATCCTTGAAGCCCTGCGCGACGGCGCCCTGCACGAGCGGATTCGATCGGTGGGACAACAGCGCCTGGCGGAGGTCGCGCGCCGGACGCGGATACTCGTGGGCACCAATCACTACCCGAACCCAGCGGAACGCCGTACAGCGGACGTAGACGCGCGGCCGTCGGGGACGCCCGTTGCCGCAGATGCGCCCGCCGAAGCGCCGCTCGCGCCCGATGCCCCGGCTACGCTGGCCGACCGGTGGGCCGGACTTCAAGACGACGCCGAGTCCTTTCTGGACCCGCTGCCCGCGCAGCGCCTGAGCGCCGCGGTGGAAGCATGCCGGCTGCGGACCGAGCGCGCGCCGCGGACGCCCGTCGTCTTTCTGTTGCCCGTGGGCCCGCGCCGCATGCGCAGCGCCCGCGCCACCTTTGCGCGCAACTTCTTTGGCGTAGCGGGCTTCGAGATCGTTGAAAACGTGGGCTTTGCATCCGTTGCCGAAGGCGCCGACGCCGCCGCAGCCGACGCCGACCTGATCGTTTTGTGCAGCAGCGACGAGGCGTACGCCGATGCCATGCCCGCCCTACGCGACGCCCTCGGTAAACAGCCGCCCCTCGTGTACATCGCCGGAGCCCCCGCGTCCATCGACGCCACCGCCGACGGCTTCATCCATCGCCACGCGCCGCTGCTCGACACCCTCACCACCGCGCAAGACCGCCTGGGCCTTGCCTAA
- the scpA gene encoding methylmalonyl-CoA mutase yields the protein MTRPDFSNRAYQPADAPAASPPRDAWTTPEQIDVQAAYGPDDVAGLDHLDFAAGLPPYLRGPYSTMYNFRPWTIRQYAGFSTAEESNAFYRKALASGQKGLSVAFDLATHRGYDSDHERVRGDVGKAGVAVDSVEDMKVLFDGIPLDEMSVSMTMNGAVLPVMAFYIVAAEEQGVSHAQLSGTIQNDILKEFMVRNTYIYPPQPSMRIIGDIFAYCADEMPRFNAISVSGYHMHEAGAPADLELAYTLADGLEYLRTGLDAGLGIDDFAPRVSFFWAIGMNPFMEIAKMRAGRLLWAKLVREFAPENPKSMALRTHCQTSGYSLAEQDPFNNVMRTGLEALAAALGHTQSLHTNALDEAIALPSDFAARIARNTQLYLQHETDITRAIDPWGGSYYVERLTATLARRAWALIQEVEDAGGMTEAIEQGLPKLRIEEAAARKQARIDTGKDVLVGVNRYRPDDVEPIDTLEVDNEAVRRQQIEQLGALRDARDATTVDDALDALRHAAETGDGNLLARAVDAARARATLGEISRALEDVYGRHVARTASVSGVYAEEAGRDEQFQATRALADRFAEVAGRRPRIMIAKMGQDGHDRGAKVIATSFADLGFDVDIGPLFQTPAEAARQAVENDVHILGVSSLAGGHKTLVPEVMDALADFGRDDILVIVGGVIPHKDYDVLYEHGVAGIFGPGTVIAEAAAQILHVLLEQYGAPTPAHG from the coding sequence ATGACGCGCCCCGACTTTTCCAACCGCGCCTACCAGCCTGCCGACGCGCCCGCCGCGTCGCCGCCCCGCGATGCATGGACAACCCCGGAGCAGATCGACGTACAAGCCGCCTACGGTCCGGATGACGTAGCGGGCCTCGATCACCTCGACTTTGCCGCGGGGCTTCCGCCCTATCTGCGCGGACCGTACAGCACCATGTACAACTTTCGGCCGTGGACCATCCGGCAGTACGCCGGCTTTTCGACCGCCGAGGAATCGAACGCCTTTTACCGGAAAGCCCTGGCCTCGGGGCAAAAGGGGCTCTCCGTCGCGTTCGACCTGGCCACGCACCGCGGCTACGACTCCGATCATGAGCGGGTGCGCGGCGACGTGGGCAAGGCCGGCGTGGCCGTTGACAGCGTGGAGGACATGAAGGTGCTGTTCGACGGCATTCCGCTCGACGAGATGTCCGTGTCGATGACCATGAACGGCGCGGTGCTTCCGGTGATGGCCTTTTACATCGTGGCCGCCGAGGAGCAAGGCGTGTCGCACGCGCAACTGAGCGGCACCATCCAGAACGACATCCTGAAGGAGTTCATGGTGCGCAACACGTACATCTATCCCCCGCAGCCTTCCATGCGCATCATTGGGGATATTTTTGCGTACTGCGCCGACGAGATGCCGCGCTTTAACGCCATCAGCGTGAGCGGCTATCACATGCACGAGGCCGGGGCCCCGGCCGACCTGGAGCTCGCCTACACGCTTGCGGATGGTCTGGAGTACCTGCGCACCGGGTTGGACGCGGGCCTCGGCATTGACGACTTCGCACCGCGCGTGTCCTTCTTTTGGGCCATCGGCATGAATCCGTTCATGGAGATCGCGAAGATGCGGGCCGGACGGCTGCTGTGGGCGAAGCTGGTGAGGGAATTTGCTCCTGAAAATCCGAAGTCGATGGCGCTGCGCACGCACTGCCAGACCTCGGGGTACTCGCTGGCCGAGCAGGATCCGTTCAATAACGTGATGCGCACCGGGCTAGAGGCCCTCGCGGCCGCGCTGGGGCACACGCAGAGCCTGCACACCAACGCCCTCGACGAAGCCATTGCGCTGCCCAGCGACTTTGCCGCTCGCATTGCGCGCAACACGCAGCTGTACCTGCAACACGAAACCGACATCACGCGGGCCATCGACCCGTGGGGCGGCTCCTATTACGTCGAGCGCCTCACGGCCACGCTCGCCCGCCGCGCCTGGGCCCTCATCCAGGAGGTGGAAGACGCCGGCGGCATGACGGAAGCCATCGAGCAGGGCCTGCCCAAGCTGCGGATTGAAGAAGCCGCCGCCCGTAAGCAGGCGCGCATCGACACCGGAAAAGACGTGCTGGTGGGCGTCAACCGCTACCGCCCCGACGACGTTGAGCCCATCGACACGCTCGAAGTAGACAACGAAGCCGTGCGCCGCCAGCAGATTGAACAGTTGGGGGCGCTCCGCGACGCCCGCGATGCAACAACCGTCGACGACGCCCTCGACGCCCTGCGCCACGCCGCCGAAACGGGCGACGGCAACCTGCTTGCCCGCGCCGTAGACGCCGCCCGGGCCCGCGCGACCCTCGGGGAAATTTCGCGGGCGCTGGAAGACGTATACGGTCGTCATGTCGCGCGCACCGCGTCGGTCAGCGGCGTGTATGCCGAAGAAGCCGGACGCGACGAACAGTTTCAGGCGACCCGCGCCCTTGCCGACCGGTTTGCCGAAGTGGCCGGGCGCCGCCCGCGCATCATGATCGCAAAGATGGGCCAGGACGGCCACGACCGCGGCGCCAAGGTCATTGCCACCAGTTTTGCCGACCTGGGGTTCGACGTTGACATCGGCCCGCTCTTTCAGACGCCCGCCGAGGCCGCCCGACAGGCCGTGGAAAACGACGTGCACATCCTGGGCGTCTCCAGTCTGGCCGGCGGCCACAAGACCCTGGTGCCCGAGGTGATGGACGCGCTCGCGGACTTTGGCCGCGACGACATCCTCGTGATTGTGGGCGGGGTGATTCCGCACAAGGATTACGACGTGCTGTACGAGCACGGCGTGGCCGGCATCTTCGGTCCCGGCACCGTCATCGCCGAGGCCGCCGCACAAATCCTGCATGTGCTGCTCGAACAGTACGGCGCTCCTACACCAGCGCACGGATAA
- a CDS encoding serine hydrolase: MYRSLLIFFALLVGCSAATPPVAQDPPTTGPIPEENLQMAAAYSEAHAGDAVLVWVDGTLVLETYQNGYDATTPHLLASGTKTFNGVLAHAAIADGLLMLDQRVATVLPSWRTDSQKATITIRQLLHLTSGLKTGVHPSMTFAEALNQPLVHPPGEGFRYGSTGFQVFGAVLRDVLGDTTPTQYLQERLLDPIGAEVARWARTQGDPNLAGGAYMTARDWLRFGRLILNDGRWAGAAVVPPGLIDRLTTASPVAPGYGLSVWLNAPVDTSNAFFQQIPRSVGGAQERLIYGEGPPDVFMAAGLFNQRLYIIPSRHMVVVRLGRPNAEWQDSEFLARLLDGTAYEAPPRPPADPEMIANLYLLRLSKDLDLTSKQEQAVRPILVDHITQLRALRPPEAQRDALSRRARWRLLQKMRRLNERTAARLRTVLTPQQMDAYEAWRTEQRERLRERQGK; this comes from the coding sequence ATGTATCGCTCCCTACTTATTTTCTTTGCTCTACTCGTTGGATGCAGCGCCGCAACACCGCCGGTCGCCCAAGATCCTCCGACAACGGGTCCCATCCCCGAAGAGAATCTCCAGATGGCAGCCGCCTACTCCGAAGCCCATGCGGGCGATGCAGTGCTGGTGTGGGTGGACGGCACGCTTGTGTTGGAGACGTACCAGAACGGGTACGACGCTACGACACCGCATCTTTTGGCCAGCGGCACCAAGACCTTCAACGGAGTGCTCGCGCACGCAGCCATTGCCGATGGGCTGCTGATGCTCGACCAGCGCGTAGCCACGGTCCTGCCGTCCTGGCGCACGGATTCTCAGAAGGCTACGATTACGATCCGGCAGCTGCTGCACCTTACCAGCGGACTCAAGACCGGCGTTCACCCCTCCATGACTTTTGCGGAGGCCCTCAACCAACCGCTTGTGCATCCGCCGGGCGAAGGCTTCCGCTACGGCTCAACCGGCTTTCAGGTATTTGGGGCCGTGCTGCGCGACGTGCTTGGCGACACGACGCCCACACAGTACCTGCAGGAGCGCCTCCTCGACCCCATCGGGGCCGAGGTCGCGCGGTGGGCCCGCACGCAGGGCGACCCGAACCTGGCGGGCGGCGCGTACATGACGGCCCGCGACTGGCTGCGCTTCGGTCGCCTCATCCTTAACGACGGACGCTGGGCGGGCGCCGCGGTGGTGCCGCCGGGCCTCATCGACCGCCTCACCACGGCGAGCCCTGTAGCGCCGGGTTACGGGCTGTCGGTCTGGCTCAACGCCCCGGTAGATACCAGCAACGCGTTCTTCCAGCAGATCCCCCGGTCTGTAGGCGGTGCCCAAGAACGCCTCATCTATGGCGAGGGGCCGCCGGATGTGTTCATGGCGGCCGGTCTGTTCAACCAGCGCCTGTACATCATCCCGTCGCGCCACATGGTCGTCGTGCGGCTCGGACGACCGAATGCCGAATGGCAGGACAGCGAGTTTCTGGCGCGCCTGCTCGATGGCACCGCCTACGAAGCCCCGCCACGCCCGCCGGCGGATCCGGAGATGATCGCCAACCTGTACCTGCTCCGCCTCTCGAAGGACTTAGACCTCACGTCCAAGCAAGAGCAAGCCGTGCGCCCGATACTCGTTGACCATATCACGCAGCTTCGCGCCCTTAGGCCGCCAGAGGCCCAACGCGACGCCCTGAGCCGCCGCGCGCGCTGGCGCCTGCTGCAAAAGATGCGTCGCCTCAACGAACGCACCGCGGCGCGCCTGCGAACCGTCCTTACCCCTCAACAGATGGACGCGTACGAGGCATGGCGCACGGAACAACGCGAGCGCTTGAGGGAGCGGCAAGGTAAATGA
- a CDS encoding TrmH family RNA methyltransferase — translation MRKLTWDEIDRPTPDELATLPRHPIAGVLHNVRSIYNVGSMFRTSDAARIHHVHLSGYTGTPAHPDLQKTALGAQDTVPWTQHEAPETLIDFLCNNGYTVGVLEITDTPTRPSAVAAHHFPLALVVGNEVHGVDDVWMDAADLALELPQYGAKQSLNVSVAYGVAVYQLVDRYRALCGPPDAAARTDAT, via the coding sequence ATGCGAAAGCTAACCTGGGACGAAATCGACCGCCCCACCCCCGATGAGCTCGCCACGTTACCCCGGCACCCCATCGCGGGCGTGCTGCACAACGTGCGGTCCATTTACAACGTCGGATCGATGTTTCGCACCTCCGATGCCGCCCGCATCCACCACGTCCACCTCAGCGGATACACCGGCACGCCCGCTCACCCCGATCTCCAAAAAACGGCGTTAGGCGCGCAAGACACCGTTCCGTGGACACAGCATGAAGCACCAGAAACGCTCATTGACTTTCTCTGCAATAACGGATACACTGTTGGCGTCCTCGAAATCACCGATACGCCCACCCGCCCTTCCGCCGTTGCGGCGCATCACTTTCCACTGGCCCTCGTGGTTGGAAATGAAGTGCACGGCGTGGATGACGTGTGGATGGACGCCGCCGACCTTGCCCTGGAGCTCCCGCAGTACGGGGCCAAGCAGTCGCTGAACGTCTCGGTGGCCTACGGCGTGGCCGTCTACCAACTGGTGGATCGGTACCGTGCGCTCTGCGGACCGCCGGACGCTGCCGCTCGTACCGATGCTACGTAA
- the parS gene encoding type II RES/Xre toxin-antitoxin system antitoxin: MKCSAATTSAALHDALAPDAPPTEAIAIIREGVSTDALQRLKEALALTDAALARVVRIPKRTLTRRRREGTLRPDESERVIRLLQLIRHATSVFGSTEDARTWMHEPNVALGDETPLQFADTEPGARRVDQLLGQIAHGVAL, translated from the coding sequence ATGAAATGCTCCGCTGCTACGACATCCGCTGCACTGCACGATGCCCTCGCTCCCGATGCGCCACCCACCGAAGCGATTGCCATCATTCGTGAGGGCGTATCCACTGACGCCTTGCAGCGCCTAAAAGAAGCACTGGCGCTCACGGACGCCGCGCTGGCACGTGTTGTGCGCATCCCCAAACGCACGCTAACCCGCCGCAGACGCGAGGGCACGCTTCGCCCCGACGAGTCTGAGCGCGTAATTCGCCTGCTTCAGCTCATCCGCCACGCAACGTCTGTGTTCGGCTCAACGGAAGACGCCCGAACCTGGATGCACGAACCCAACGTGGCGCTAGGAGACGAAACGCCCCTACAGTTTGCCGACACAGAGCCCGGCGCGCGTCGCGTCGACCAGCTGCTTGGTCAAATTGCACACGGCGTCGCCCTGTAG
- the mdh gene encoding malate dehydrogenase encodes MKVTVIGAGNVGATAAECVARKDMVQEVVMVDIQEGMPQGKALDMMESAPIHGFDTRIVGTNSYGPTEGSDVCIITAGLPRKPGMSRDDLLAKNAEIVGSVTSQFAAGSPDAAIIVVSNPLDVMTYVAFEESGFADNKVMGMAGVLDTARYRAFLAMELNVSVRDIQALLMGGHGDTMVPLPRYTTVGGIPITELLDDDTIHGIVERTKGGGGEIVEMMGTSAWYAPGAAAAEMTEAIIKDNKRILPCAAYCTGEYGLDDLFIGVPARLGADGVEDIIEVDLNDDEQDLMATSADHVQSNLDTLARLKDEGKIG; translated from the coding sequence ATGAAGGTTACCGTTATCGGCGCCGGCAACGTAGGCGCAACCGCCGCCGAGTGCGTTGCACGCAAAGACATGGTGCAAGAGGTGGTGATGGTCGACATCCAGGAAGGCATGCCGCAGGGCAAGGCCCTCGACATGATGGAGTCGGCGCCCATCCACGGGTTCGATACCCGCATCGTGGGCACCAACAGCTACGGCCCCACCGAAGGCTCGGACGTGTGTATCATCACGGCCGGCCTGCCGCGCAAACCGGGCATGAGCCGCGACGACCTGCTCGCCAAAAACGCCGAGATCGTAGGCTCGGTGACATCGCAATTCGCCGCGGGCAGCCCCGACGCTGCCATCATCGTCGTCTCCAATCCGCTCGACGTCATGACGTACGTGGCGTTCGAGGAGAGCGGCTTTGCCGATAACAAGGTGATGGGCATGGCCGGCGTGCTCGACACGGCCCGCTACCGCGCGTTCCTCGCGATGGAGCTAAACGTGTCGGTGCGCGACATTCAGGCGCTGCTCATGGGCGGCCACGGCGACACGATGGTGCCGCTCCCCCGCTACACCACCGTTGGCGGCATCCCGATCACCGAGTTGCTCGACGACGACACCATCCACGGCATCGTGGAGCGCACCAAGGGCGGCGGCGGCGAAATCGTGGAGATGATGGGCACCTCGGCCTGGTACGCCCCCGGCGCGGCGGCCGCGGAAATGACCGAAGCCATCATCAAAGATAACAAGCGCATCCTGCCCTGCGCGGCCTATTGCACCGGCGAATATGGCCTCGACGACCTGTTCATTGGCGTGCCCGCTCGGTTGGGCGCGGACGGCGTGGAGGACATCATTGAGGTGGACCTCAACGACGACGAGCAGGACCTCATGGCCACCTCGGCCGATCACGTGCAGTCGAATCTCGACACGCTGGCCCGCCTGAAGGACGAAGGCAAGATCGGATAA
- a CDS encoding FAD-binding oxidoreductase, with protein MDWSGYVQLTLRECVAVADDLLILRVESPEAIDFTPGQYATLGVHDEATDRPLLRAYSVVATPGDRMLEFFVELVPDGALTPRLWALESGDRLWMRKKIVGRFVRDTDRQHHVMAATVTGVGPYVSIARQLAAEAAEGITPPQLLIIHGGSRSWELGTYRDELHAMSTRYDWVSYVPTVSRPWEDAEWTGERGRVGDVLRKHWDAARFPLEDTAVYACGHPKMVQHVEALARRAGLPEAAFYEEKYFVERRTT; from the coding sequence ATGGATTGGTCTGGTTACGTTCAGCTCACCCTCCGCGAGTGCGTCGCGGTAGCCGACGATCTGCTCATTTTACGGGTTGAAAGTCCCGAAGCCATAGATTTTACGCCGGGGCAGTACGCAACGCTCGGCGTTCACGACGAAGCGACCGACCGGCCGTTACTACGCGCGTATTCGGTGGTGGCAACGCCCGGCGACCGTATGCTCGAGTTCTTTGTGGAGTTGGTACCCGACGGCGCACTCACCCCGCGACTGTGGGCGCTGGAATCGGGCGATAGGCTCTGGATGCGAAAGAAAATAGTTGGTCGTTTTGTGCGCGACACCGATCGGCAGCACCACGTGATGGCGGCCACGGTGACGGGCGTGGGGCCGTACGTGAGCATCGCTCGTCAGTTGGCAGCGGAAGCGGCGGAGGGCATCACGCCACCCCAGCTTCTGATCATCCATGGAGGCAGTCGCTCGTGGGAGCTGGGCACGTACCGCGACGAATTGCATGCGATGAGCACGCGGTACGACTGGGTTTCGTACGTCCCGACCGTCAGTCGACCGTGGGAGGATGCGGAATGGACCGGCGAGCGTGGCCGCGTGGGCGACGTGCTGCGGAAGCACTGGGACGCGGCGCGCTTTCCGCTGGAGGACACCGCGGTGTACGCGTGCGGGCATCCGAAGATGGTGCAGCATGTGGAGGCGCTCGCCCGGCGCGCGGGCCTGCCGGAGGCCGCGTTCTACGAGGAGAAATACTTCGTCGAGCGCCGGACCACGTGA